The DNA segment atacatagtCTTTTAGAGCTGCAACATAGTCTTTTAGAGTTGCAACATAGTcagcaatttttttttatgattgagATGAAAGAGTGTAAACTCACAATATTgttcaataatttataaaaaaaaatattattgatcaaTTGTTGTTTATGCCAATTATCAATATCACTATTTGATTTGATATACATTTTGGAGACCTTTTTAGTAAagatatttaattgtttatttctGTTTCAAATAGTGGGTCATAATGACTatctaaatttgaaagaaaaatatttctcatatataaaaggattttttttgtcttaataTACTATTAGTTAAGATCAAGTCAACACTACTATCATTTTTGTAACAATATTTAAACAAGCAGTAAAACATTCTCTTTGAATGTAAATTCTCctttatgtattaaaaaaaacatgttcatattatttaattttactgATAGACCTTTAACAAATAAGTTGAAAACTTGATTTCATTCACTTCCATCACCGGATGGATACAAACACAAACTCAGACTGAAAATCCTTTTCATAACTCAAGACTCACACGaagataattattatgattattattaagGGTGTTTCTGCGAACCTCTTCTCAGCCGGAAATGTCAATTGACTTCACCTCCGGCTTGTTCTCGGGCTCCTTTGGCACGGTCACCTTGAGGACGCCGTTCTCCATGGTCGCCTTTATCTGCTCCATCTTGGCATTCTCCGGCAACCTGAACCGGCGCTGGAACTTTCCGCTGCTCCGCTCCAGCCGATGCCACTTATCGGTCTTCTCTTCCTGTTCTTTGTTCCTCTCCCCGCTGATCTGAAGAACCCGATCTTCTTCGACCTCCACTTTGACCTCGTCCTTCTTCAGCCCAGGTAAGTCT comes from the Impatiens glandulifera unplaced genomic scaffold, dImpGla2.1, whole genome shotgun sequence genome and includes:
- the LOC124918070 gene encoding 18.1 kDa class I heat shock protein-like, whose amino-acid sequence is MALIPSIFGGRRSNVFFDPFSQDLWDSTFESGLIPFSSSNSSHRETSAFAAARIDWKETPEAHVFTADLPGLKKDEVKVEVEEDRVLQISGERNKEQEEKTDKWHRLERSSGKFQRRFRLPENAKMEQIKATMENGVLKVTVPKEPENKPEVKSIDISG